In Arsenicicoccus dermatophilus, a genomic segment contains:
- a CDS encoding NUDIX hydrolase has translation MEQSVNATTEGDAAGAPGAAAGGLVAELVAVVVAVAAERPCVLTVDGRAEGGTAAPALPAGPLEAGERSLQAGLRSWVASRTGRRLGYVEQLYTFADADRGLDDAIHRISISYLGLTTAGDEPGARRGADRATDAGTWVGIYDYLPWEDQRAGTRLVDEVVAPQLTHWVGAARTDAARSERRQRCDAAFGRGGRAWLPEGTLQRYELLYEVGLLPESRPAWRLPAADLVPGARMVGDHRRILATGLARLRAKIQYRPVVFELMAPEFTLGELQGCVESLAGQHLHKQNFRRLVEQQALVEETGSMSSGTGGRPAKTYRFRRSVLLERQAAGTKLPARSPR, from the coding sequence GTGGAGCAGAGCGTCAACGCCACGACCGAGGGGGACGCCGCCGGCGCCCCGGGGGCCGCTGCCGGCGGGCTCGTCGCCGAGCTGGTGGCCGTGGTGGTCGCCGTCGCCGCCGAGCGCCCGTGCGTGCTCACGGTGGACGGCCGGGCCGAGGGCGGGACCGCCGCGCCGGCCCTGCCTGCCGGTCCGCTCGAGGCGGGCGAGCGCTCCCTGCAGGCGGGTCTGCGCAGCTGGGTGGCCTCCCGGACCGGGCGACGACTGGGGTATGTCGAGCAGCTCTACACCTTCGCGGACGCCGATCGCGGGCTCGACGACGCGATCCACCGGATCTCCATCTCCTACCTCGGGCTGACCACCGCGGGCGACGAGCCGGGCGCGCGGCGGGGCGCCGACAGGGCGACCGACGCAGGCACCTGGGTGGGGATCTACGACTACCTGCCGTGGGAGGACCAGCGCGCGGGGACCCGGCTGGTCGACGAGGTGGTGGCGCCGCAGCTGACGCACTGGGTGGGAGCGGCCCGCACCGACGCCGCCCGCTCCGAGCGGCGGCAGCGCTGCGACGCGGCCTTCGGCCGGGGCGGGCGTGCCTGGCTGCCCGAGGGGACCCTGCAACGCTACGAGCTGCTCTACGAGGTGGGGCTGCTGCCCGAGTCGAGGCCCGCGTGGCGGCTGCCCGCGGCCGACCTCGTGCCCGGCGCCCGGATGGTCGGCGACCACCGGCGGATCCTCGCGACCGGGCTGGCCCGGCTGCGCGCCAAGATCCAGTACCGCCCGGTCGTCTTCGAGCTGATGGCGCCGGAGTTCACGCTCGGGGAGCTGCAGGGCTGCGTGGAGTCCCTGGCCGGGCAGCACCTGCACAAGCAGAACTTCCGCCGGCTCGTGGAGCAGCAGGCCCTGGTCGAGGAGACCGGGTCGATGTCGTCCGGGACCGGCGGTCGCCCGGCCAAGACCTACCGCTTCCGCCGCAGCGTGCTCCTGGAGCGTCAGGCGGCGGGCACCAAGCTCCCGGCCCGCTCCCCCCGCTGA
- the nadA gene encoding quinolinate synthase NadA — protein MTLQLPDTAALYDRVRHHVPPVEWAAMTDDVEAIWRLKAERDAVVLAHNYMTPEIFGGVADITGDSLALAREAQDVQAQVVVLAGVHFMAETAKLLNPGRTVLVPDLRAGCSLAESITASDVRALRAAHPGIPVVTYVNTSAAVKAESDICCTSGNAVTVIESLGADRVIMIPDRHLAANVARLTGVEVITHPGACEVHERFTPEDIRQIRADHPGVVVMAHPECPTEVVDEADLAGSTADMSRFVAERRPRQVALITECSMSDNVAADHPDVDFVRPCNLCPHMKRNTLATIRRSLETMTHEVTVPEDVADRARAAVERMLAVH, from the coding sequence ATGACGCTCCAGCTGCCCGACACCGCCGCGCTGTACGACCGGGTCAGGCACCACGTGCCGCCCGTCGAGTGGGCCGCGATGACCGACGACGTCGAGGCGATCTGGCGTCTCAAGGCCGAGCGGGACGCCGTGGTCCTCGCGCACAACTACATGACCCCCGAGATCTTCGGCGGGGTCGCGGACATCACCGGCGACTCCCTCGCGCTCGCCCGTGAGGCGCAGGACGTCCAGGCCCAGGTCGTCGTGCTCGCCGGCGTGCACTTCATGGCCGAGACCGCCAAGCTGCTCAACCCCGGGCGCACGGTGCTCGTCCCCGACCTGCGGGCGGGCTGCTCCCTGGCCGAGTCGATCACCGCCTCGGACGTGCGGGCCCTGCGCGCCGCGCACCCCGGCATACCGGTCGTGACTTATGTCAACACCTCGGCGGCGGTCAAGGCAGAGTCCGACATCTGCTGCACCTCCGGCAACGCCGTCACGGTCATCGAGTCCCTCGGTGCCGACCGGGTGATCATGATCCCGGACCGCCACCTCGCCGCCAACGTCGCCCGCCTCACCGGGGTCGAGGTGATCACCCACCCCGGCGCCTGCGAGGTGCACGAGCGGTTCACCCCCGAGGACATCCGCCAGATCCGCGCCGACCACCCCGGCGTCGTCGTCATGGCGCACCCGGAGTGCCCGACCGAGGTCGTGGACGAGGCGGACCTGGCCGGGTCCACGGCCGACATGAGCCGCTTCGTGGCCGAGCGGCGGCCCCGCCAGGTGGCGCTGATCACCGAGTGCTCGATGTCGGACAACGTCGCCGCGGACCACCCCGACGTCGACTTCGTGCGGCCCTGCAACCTGTGCCCCCACATGAAGCGCAACACCCTCGCCACGATCCGTCGCTCGCTGGAGACGATGACCCACGAGGTCACGGTCCCCGAGGACGTCGCGGACCGGGCCCGTGCCGCGGTCGAGCGCATGCTGGCGGTGCACTGA